Proteins from a genomic interval of Leptospira bandrabouensis:
- a CDS encoding methyl-accepting chemotaxis protein: protein MQLDPYYVKAAKIINSIRSTLFVLFMIGILGSFGSIHKVQLIMMLIIAIIYGLMALIQFLLLKNDKEPYAFWFVLIDILLIGSNTIGQSSMQLDIVAAAMKAGVNYSIAFFIILYSGFLFSSRQTYIIGTLLTLVQISSLVLAGFAGMEFVDRNDVHKLAYSVSLPVEIVKVFYLCMATVAIAKMVGLLTSIRDEAIQGKKTSEEHSKVMETQKEALVETGENLNQSVSALKVFADDLNGLVQNQAASIEEISASLTKISQSTEDSFSFVKDQYKRIEALNEESHTLEGIVKAVRSEVDIISGQINESSQFSNLVTNSMENLNSVLNEVSSSFQKVEDVNQIMKEIADQTNLLALNASIEAARAGEHGRGFAVVAQEVAKLAENSASNASIISKTILKSKSDLLKGNSSAKEANEMALNQKNEMNKVKNTVVSFNEKFVDLQELNARVLKSQKELKDLSSQLESIAKDQTLGNKEVMRAAQSIERDVQVVAENTRVLAEHIEDIQDLANRIK from the coding sequence ATGCAACTGGATCCTTATTACGTTAAGGCCGCTAAGATTATTAATTCTATTCGGTCTACTCTCTTTGTTCTATTTATGATTGGTATTTTGGGAAGTTTTGGTTCCATTCACAAAGTTCAATTAATCATGATGTTAATCATCGCTATTATCTATGGTTTGATGGCATTAATTCAATTCCTTCTTTTAAAAAATGATAAGGAACCATATGCATTTTGGTTTGTATTAATAGATATCCTTCTTATTGGTTCAAACACAATCGGACAAAGCTCAATGCAATTGGATATTGTGGCTGCAGCAATGAAGGCTGGTGTAAATTATTCGATTGCATTCTTTATCATTTTATACTCAGGTTTTCTTTTTTCTTCAAGGCAAACATATATCATAGGTACATTGCTGACACTTGTACAAATTTCATCACTTGTTTTGGCAGGTTTTGCCGGAATGGAGTTTGTTGATCGCAACGATGTTCATAAATTGGCATATTCAGTTTCATTACCTGTAGAAATAGTGAAAGTTTTTTATCTGTGTATGGCAACTGTTGCGATTGCAAAAATGGTAGGTTTACTAACATCGATTCGGGATGAGGCAATCCAAGGGAAAAAAACTTCAGAAGAACATTCTAAGGTAATGGAAACACAAAAAGAGGCCTTGGTAGAAACAGGTGAAAATTTAAACCAATCCGTTTCCGCCTTAAAAGTGTTTGCTGATGATTTAAATGGTCTTGTCCAAAACCAAGCTGCATCGATAGAAGAAATTTCAGCATCCTTAACAAAAATTTCTCAATCTACGGAAGATTCATTTTCCTTTGTCAAAGACCAATACAAACGAATAGAAGCCTTAAATGAGGAAAGCCACACCTTAGAGGGAATAGTAAAAGCCGTTCGTTCTGAAGTTGATATTATTTCAGGTCAAATCAATGAGTCATCACAGTTTAGTAATCTTGTAACAAATTCTATGGAGAACTTAAATTCTGTTTTAAACGAAGTAAGTTCCAGTTTCCAAAAGGTGGAAGATGTAAATCAGATCATGAAAGAAATTGCTGACCAAACCAATTTACTTGCTCTTAATGCATCCATTGAAGCCGCAAGGGCAGGGGAACATGGTAGGGGTTTTGCGGTAGTGGCCCAAGAAGTCGCAAAACTGGCAGAAAATTCAGCTTCCAACGCAAGTATCATCTCCAAAACGATTCTGAAATCAAAATCGGATTTACTTAAAGGGAATTCCTCTGCTAAAGAAGCAAATGAAATGGCTTTGAACCAGAAAAATGAAATGAACAAGGTTAAAAATACTGTGGTTAGTTTTAATGAAAAATTTGTAGACTTGCAAGAGTTAAATGCTCGTGTTTTGAAATCTCAAAAGGAACTCAAAGACTTGTCCTCTCAGTTGGAATCCATTGCGAAAGACCAAACATTGGGTAATAAAGAAGTGATGCGAGCAGCTCAAAGTATAGAAAGAGATGTCCAAGTAGTCGCCGAGAACACAAGAGTTCTCGCTGAGCATATTGAAGATATCCAGGACTTGGCCAACCGGATCAAGTGA
- a CDS encoding acyl-CoA dehydrogenase family protein, with translation MISNNYFNDNDDLIDHFDSLTPWNEVVDQYEQGFEDFAEYQKSGKEELAFAPGNYEDAIEFYRSTLEAGGDIAGNNISQVSKQMDEEGLKYKDGQVTFPKPMLDVVEKIKSAGLLPYGIHRHYGGLGLPSVVQSMLSECVSRGDGSLAITLGCMNLAETVERFGTEEMIHEFVPKMAAGELCGAMALTEPNYGSDLPNLQTKAVKGEDGTWKITGTKRFITHACGFGSAPSIILTLARTGTTTSGARGLSFFLVHSKDVFVASIEKKMGLHCSPTCEVVFENSPGILIGEEGKGLVKYSMAMMNQARLNIAAQAMGIATAAYFEGKKYAEERVQFGKTINNITAVKKMLERMEREVAAMRCILYEASFAVDQYRWKEERGKMKGLSEKDIKKDESFKKWEKLASLFTPLSKYYITEMANLVAYDAMQIHGGSGYTEDYDVARLYRDVRITNIYEGTTQLQTVACIGGIVSGMTETGIYREYLKSEMATFAASQGLNDLFKQFETVVAEYAEIDSTPLREELAFEVVESAARFHNSLLLERSIGRSKVERRNYRKSITDAYILDSSAILAANLTKIRGKKKAPVTA, from the coding sequence ATGATATCCAATAACTATTTTAACGATAACGATGACCTAATTGATCATTTTGATTCCCTTACTCCTTGGAACGAGGTAGTTGACCAATACGAACAAGGTTTTGAAGACTTTGCGGAATACCAAAAATCAGGAAAGGAAGAACTGGCTTTCGCTCCTGGAAACTATGAAGACGCCATTGAATTCTACCGTTCCACTTTAGAAGCTGGTGGAGACATTGCTGGAAACAATATTTCCCAAGTTTCCAAACAAATGGATGAAGAAGGCCTTAAATACAAAGACGGCCAAGTTACCTTCCCTAAACCTATGTTAGACGTCGTTGAAAAAATTAAATCGGCGGGACTACTTCCTTACGGAATTCATAGACATTACGGTGGACTAGGTCTTCCTTCTGTCGTACAATCGATGTTATCTGAATGTGTATCGCGCGGGGACGGATCTCTTGCCATCACTCTTGGTTGTATGAACCTCGCAGAAACTGTCGAAAGATTCGGAACAGAAGAAATGATCCATGAATTTGTTCCAAAAATGGCAGCCGGTGAACTTTGTGGAGCGATGGCTCTTACGGAACCAAACTACGGATCCGACCTTCCTAATTTACAAACCAAAGCAGTTAAAGGTGAAGACGGAACTTGGAAAATCACAGGAACCAAACGTTTCATTACCCATGCTTGTGGTTTTGGTTCGGCACCTTCTATCATTCTCACTCTTGCAAGAACAGGAACCACCACCAGTGGGGCTCGTGGGCTTTCTTTCTTTTTAGTGCACTCGAAAGATGTATTTGTAGCATCCATCGAAAAGAAAATGGGACTCCACTGTTCTCCTACTTGCGAAGTAGTTTTTGAAAACAGCCCAGGGATTCTCATTGGCGAAGAGGGAAAAGGCCTTGTCAAATATTCGATGGCAATGATGAACCAAGCTCGCCTCAACATTGCGGCCCAAGCAATGGGGATTGCGACCGCTGCTTATTTCGAAGGAAAAAAATACGCAGAAGAAAGAGTGCAGTTCGGTAAAACCATTAATAACATCACGGCAGTGAAAAAGATGTTGGAACGAATGGAACGAGAAGTAGCTGCTATGCGTTGTATTTTATACGAAGCAAGTTTTGCCGTAGACCAGTATCGTTGGAAAGAAGAACGAGGAAAGATGAAAGGTCTTTCTGAGAAAGACATTAAAAAAGATGAATCTTTCAAAAAATGGGAAAAACTTGCCTCCCTGTTTACTCCACTTTCAAAATATTACATCACAGAAATGGCAAATCTTGTGGCTTATGACGCGATGCAAATCCACGGTGGATCCGGTTATACAGAAGATTATGATGTAGCAAGACTATATCGTGATGTTCGTATCACTAATATCTATGAAGGAACCACACAACTCCAAACGGTAGCTTGTATTGGTGGGATTGTTTCTGGAATGACAGAAACAGGAATTTACCGCGAATACTTAAAATCGGAAATGGCTACGTTTGCAGCAAGCCAAGGACTAAACGATCTATTCAAACAATTTGAAACGGTTGTGGCTGAATATGCAGAAATTGATTCTACTCCTCTTCGAGAAGAATTGGCTTTTGAAGTAGTAGAGTCAGCAGCACGTTTCCACAATAGTTTGTTACTCGAAAGAAGTATTGGTCGTTCGAAAGTAGAAAGACGAAACTATCGTAAGTCGATCACGGATGCTTACATCCTTGATAGTTCAGCGATCCTTGCAGCAAACTTAACCAAAATTCGTGGAAAGAAAAAAGCACCAGTCACTGCTTAA
- a CDS encoding amidohydrolase family protein produces MEEGEGVKSSNKPDIRLSSPFSWRGEKFPPILDSESPDHLGRIRDLGIPYIFDIHTHFFPETVMKLIWRWFDNVNWAIGYRLPEKERVERLHHNGIKRFTTLNYAHKAGMASSLNDWTYANYKNWEGALPFGTFYPEEGVLNYVKRAVEEYGFRGFKLHCEVSKLNLNHPELAETFLFLQAKQIPILIHTGTAPLPGEFTGIQIFKPFLESYPKLKIIVAHMGAHEISAYASLLESYPNLGLDTTMVFVDFLATGKEEEVDAAVSYLETYQNQIYFGSDFPNIPYNLNHPITKILDLSISGEAKQKILYWNAENLFHK; encoded by the coding sequence ATGGAAGAAGGGGAAGGTGTAAAATCTTCCAACAAACCTGACATTCGCCTCTCTTCTCCATTTTCTTGGAGGGGAGAAAAATTTCCTCCCATTTTAGATTCCGAATCCCCCGATCATTTAGGCCGCATTCGCGATTTAGGAATTCCTTATATCTTTGATATCCACACTCATTTTTTTCCAGAGACGGTGATGAAACTCATTTGGCGTTGGTTTGATAATGTGAACTGGGCCATTGGATACCGACTGCCAGAAAAGGAAAGAGTGGAAAGGCTCCACCATAATGGGATCAAACGATTTACTACTTTAAACTATGCTCATAAAGCAGGAATGGCTTCTTCTTTAAATGATTGGACTTATGCCAATTATAAAAACTGGGAAGGAGCTTTACCCTTTGGAACGTTTTATCCCGAAGAGGGAGTTCTTAATTATGTGAAACGGGCTGTGGAAGAATATGGGTTTCGCGGTTTTAAACTCCACTGCGAAGTTTCCAAACTCAATTTAAATCATCCTGAACTTGCAGAAACTTTCCTGTTTTTACAGGCAAAACAAATTCCGATTTTGATCCATACAGGAACGGCACCCCTTCCGGGTGAGTTTACAGGAATCCAAATTTTTAAACCCTTTCTCGAATCCTATCCTAAGTTGAAAATCATAGTCGCTCATATGGGTGCCCATGAAATCTCCGCCTATGCTTCGTTACTGGAAAGTTATCCTAATTTGGGCCTTGATACCACAATGGTGTTTGTGGATTTTCTTGCTACGGGTAAGGAGGAAGAGGTGGATGCGGCCGTTTCCTATTTAGAAACTTACCAGAATCAAATTTACTTCGGATCCGATTTTCCAAACATCCCTTACAACCTAAACCACCCCATCACTAAGATTTTGGATT